The following are encoded together in the Bactrocera neohumeralis isolate Rockhampton chromosome 6, APGP_CSIRO_Bneo_wtdbg2-racon-allhic-juicebox.fasta_v2, whole genome shotgun sequence genome:
- the LOC126760980 gene encoding heat shock protein 67B3 — MPIRNIPPFVLSLDSAPYYNHDLYPNHIYRRLHERQHHPLDLGTLGLIARLGPHAHHLVAAKHSTEGNVVNRYGKNGFEVHLDVGLFKPEDLTVKIVDDSLVIEGKHEEREDEHGHISRQFTRRYVLPKGYDEESIVSTLSSDGALTVRVPSPPPPPEVEKKERIIAIQQVGPSEMFVKTKSQEEAEAAATK, encoded by the coding sequence atgccAATTCGGAATATACCACCATTTGTCTTGAGTTTGGACTCAGCTCCATACTATAATCACGATTTGTATCCAAATCATATTTATCGACGTTTGCATGAACGCCAACATCATCCATTGGATTTAGGTACTTTGGGTTTAATTGCACGTTTGGGGCCGCATGCTCATCACCTAGTGGCTGCTAAGCACAGCACCGAAGGTAATGTAGTTAATCGTTATGGAAAGAATGGTTTCGAAGTGCACCTGGATGTTGGTCTATTCAAACCGGAGGATCTAACCGTGAAAATCGTTGATGATTCATTAGTGATTGAGGGCAAACACGAAGAACGTGAAGATGAACATGGTCATATTTCGCGTCAGTTTACACGTCGCTATGTACTACCCAAGGGTTATGATGAGGAGAGCATTGTATCGACATTATCTTCGGACGGTGCGTTGACTGTGCGTGTaccatcaccaccaccaccgccagaAGTAGAGAAGAAGGAGCGCATAATAGCTATACAGCAGGTTGGGCCTTCCGAAATGTTTGTAAAGACCAAAAGTCAGGAGGAAGCCGAGGCAGCCGCAACAAAATAA
- the LOC126760978 gene encoding heat shock protein 23-like, giving the protein MSSLPILLNLIDELDRESYNPLYYGNDFGLGLHPHHIHRHHHHRHEPAANNLVGYSLPLGLVNRLGERALSRRAQQGEGRLSPVGKDGLQVCMDVAQFKPSELTVKVVDNSIIIEGKHEEREDEHGYISRHFVRRYALPKDYDADRVISTLSSDGVLTVSAPKPQEEKSNERVVQIQQTGPAHLNVKHNTEEKIGDANGDAEQK; this is encoded by the coding sequence atgtcAAGTTTGCCCATTCTATTGAACTTAATTGATGAGTTGGATCGCGAGAGCTACAATCCGCTGTACTACGGCAACGACTTCGGATTAGGCTTGCATCCACATCATATTCACCGCCATCACCATCATCGACATGAGCCAGCTGCTAACAATCTTGTTGGCTATTCCCTGCCCTTGGGTTTGGTGAATCGCTTGGGCGAACGAGCTCTCAGTCGACGGGCGCAGCAGGGCGAAGGCCGTTTGTCTCCAGTAGGTAAAGATGGCCTACAAGTGTGCATGGATGTGGCTCAGTTCAAGCCCAGCGAGCTGACTGTAAAAGTAGTTGATAATAGCATTATTATCGAGGGCAAACATGAAGAACGTGAGGATGAACATGGTTACATTTCACGACACTTCGTACGGCGATATGCGCTACCGAAGGACTACGATGCCGATAGAGTCATTTCAACGCTTTCATCAGACGGTGTCCTCACAGTTAGCGCTCCGAAGCCACAAGAAGAAAAATCCAATGAGCGTGTTGTACAAATTCAACAAACCGGTCCGGCTCATTTGAATGTCAAACACAATACGGAGGAGAAGATTGGCGATGCCAACGGAGACGCCGAGCAAAAGTAA
- the LOC126760973 gene encoding uncharacterized protein LOC126760973, producing MQFVTICMYVILSTNMDINLLISEVFARPALWDRKNKNYHNRQLVEHLWKSVAREMNLKKEEVKKKWKYIRDQFRAELRKISVPISADSANMESDFNSKWPYFKQLLFLKDQMKHRELSGNLKKISTIPDESGNEDPLEVNDDISSWNISPVEDTDDTCDKFELNIPPPTKKKFLSHTKNTSHQLEIEKRKLRLIEKKHSEKKERDEDQAFFESLLPHVRKLEPEAKLLCRMDIQNTVYNHVYQKYKKPPIVCTYTQTPISNDNLQ from the exons ATGCAATTCGtgactatatgtatgtatgtaatattgaGCACAAATATGGATATTAACTTATTGATAAGTGAAGTTTTTGCTCGCCCTGCTCTATGggatcgaaaaaataaaaattatcacaATAGACAACTGGTTGAACATCTATGGAAATCAGTTGCAAGAGAAATGAATTTAAAGA AGGAAGAGGTAAAGAAAAAATGGAAGTATATTCGCGATCAATTTCGAGCTGAATTACGTAAAATATCTGTTCCGATATCTGCAGATAGTGCTAATATGGAATCAGATTTTAATTCGAAGTGGCCTTACTTTAAACAACTATTATTTTTGAAAGACCAAATGAAGCACCGGGAGCTAAGCGGAAacttaaagaaaataagtactaTTCCGGATGAAAGTGGTAACGAAGATCCACTAGAAGTAAATGATGATATAAGTAGCTGGAATATATCTCCAGTCGAAGACACGGACGATACCTGCGATAAATTTGAACTTAATATTCCGCCTCcaacgaaaaagaaatttttaagccACACAAAGAATACTTCGCACcaattggaaattgaaaaacGTAAATTACGCTTAATTGAAAAGAAACACTCAGAAAAAAAAGAACGAGATGAAGATCAGGCCTTTTTCGAGTCTCTTCTGCCGCATGTTCGTAAACTGGAACCCGAAGCTAAATTGTTATGTCGAATGGATATTCAGAATACTGTATATAATCAcgtataccaaaaatataaaaaacctcCAATAGTTTGCACATACACCCAAACACCAATTTCAAACGATAATTTACAATAA
- the LOC126760989 gene encoding heat shock protein 23-like, which translates to MATIPAILGLINDMDRLTTAISPYYHQTYHWPMSRQLALGKPERAISPLVGKDGFQVSMDVAHFKPSELNVRVVDNSIVVEGKHEEREDDHGYISRHFLRRYSLPKGYDPNKVMSSLSSDGVLTVMAPKPQLEDKSNERHVQIQQTGPAHLNVKENGKEEKKN; encoded by the coding sequence ATGGCTACAATTCCAGCAATATTGGGTTTAATTAACGACATGGACCGTCTCACCACGGCCATTTCTCCATACTATCATCAAACCTACCATTGGCCCATGAGCCGGCAATTAGCCTTGGGTAAACCAGAAAGGGCAATTTCACCTCTGGTGGGCAAAGATGGTTTCCAGGTGTCGATGGATGTCGCCCATTTCAAACCCAGTGAATTGAATGTACGTGTTGTAGACAATAGTATCGTTGTGGAGGGCAAACATGAAGAACGTGAGGATGACCATGGTTACATATCTCGTCATTTTCTTCGTCGCTACTCGCTGCCCAAAGGATATGATCCCAATAAAGTGATGTCATCGCTTTCATCAGATGGTGTACTGACTGTTATGGCGCCAAAGCCGCAATTGGAAGACAAGTCCAATGAACGTCatgtacaaatacaacaaactgGTCCTGCACACTTGAACGTTAAGGAGAATGGcaaagaagagaagaagaatTGA
- the LOC126760982 gene encoding heat shock protein 23-like translates to MRPLPQLWRMAEEMQRLAFPRRSPFSAFYDDFFNAPFTYSPWSRLSRLQQDLQSQVEPKLGKEGYQVSLDVAQFKPNELTVKVVDNNVVVEGKYEGREDEHGFISKHFVRSFSLPRGFKADQAVSTLSSDGILTVNVPKPAGLEDNAAERVIPIQQTGPAHLNVKENPPVENKSAEEKDKK, encoded by the coding sequence ATGCGTCCACTTCCACAATTATGGCGTATGGCTGAGGAAATGCAGCGTTTGGCTTTTCCACGCCGATCACCATTTTCGGCATTTTACGATGACTTCTTCAACGCGCCGTTCACCTATTCACCATGGAGTCGTTTAAGTCGTCTACAACAGGACCTTCAAAGTCAGGTTGAACCAAAGTTGGGCAAAGAAGGCTATCAAGTGTCGTTGGATGTTGCACAATTCAAACCGAACGAATTAACCGTTAAAGTGGTAGACAACAATGTGGTCGTAGAGGGAAAATATGAGGGGCGTGAGGACGAACACGGTTTCATTTCGAAACATTTCGTGCGCAGTTTCAGTCTGCCCCGCGGTTTCAAAGCCGATCAGGCCGTTTCAACACTTTCATCGGATGGCATACTAACGGTTAATGTACCAAAACCTGCTGGTTTGGAAGATAACGCGGCAGAACGTGTGATTCCTATTCAACAGACCGGTCCAGCACATTTGAATGTAAAGGAGAATCCACCAGTGGAGAATAAGAGTGCTGAGGAGAAGGATAAAAAGTGA
- the LOC126760979 gene encoding heat shock protein 27, with protein MTLVPTTYGSYARELDRPRYYPPYDFHLYPYLWDDARLWWPSTERLLRPLDDLVTRRVRNQLIQSSLLDWRYPMRWENYYAGERVHVDEKGFQVDIDVRQFKPHEIVVKTNDDYVIVQGNHEKRNDGNGLVERHFIRKYLLPRGFNANDVISNLSSDGILTIKAPPPPPTKYYTPNERLVRVHETGKLALPWK; from the coding sequence ATGACGCTCGTGCCAACCACATATGGCAGTTACGCGCGTGAACTCGACCGCCCACGTTACTATCCACCATACGATTTTCATCTATACCCCTACCTCTGGGACGATGCTCGTTTGTGGTGGCCCTCAACGGAACGTCTGCTGCGTCCACTGGACGACTTGGTTACGCGTCGCGTGCGCAATCAGTTGATACAATCCTCACTGCTGGACTGGCGTTATCCGATGCGTTGGGAGAATTACTATGCGGGCGAGCGGGTGCATGTGGACGAGAAGGGCTTTCAAGTGGACATTGATGTGCGTCAATTTAAGCCGCACGAGATTGTGGTGAAGACCAACGATGACTATGTGATCGTGCAGGGCAATCATGAGAAGCGAAACGATGGCAATGGTCTTGTGGAACGCCACTTTATACGTAAATACCTACTGCCACGCGGTTTCAATGCCAACGATGTGATTTCGAATCTCTCCTCCGATGGCATTTTGACCATCAAAGCACCACCTCCACCGCCGACTAAGTACTATACGCCGAATGAGCGCTTGGTGCGGGTGCATGAAACGGGTAAATTGGCATTGCCCTGGAAATGA
- the LOC126760957 gene encoding heat shock protein 67B1, whose product MSLIPFILELADELHEFNRCLATGGMDVDDFGFGIYPHELQPQQQQSPQQQQQSQHPLQQQQQAQQQHLSQQRRPRTLSQFYWLPNISKSRHHPYYRGKPCCNKTPIHLVHDHQLEKETSSTAGGGGGGGGGSGVINSSPTAAGTNAADKELTATSAHATNSANSSNSTGNSAAGKSAYSVVNKNGFQVSMNVKQFAPNELTVKTIDNCIVVEGQHEDKEDGHGVISRHFIRKYMLPKGYDPSEVLSTLSSDGILTVKAPPPALKTDETMERIVDIQQTGGLVQVQQSAAKEPTNVASSGKETQTSVATTVAQTVTDAAAVATVSLPTAVATTLQKQQQPQQEKQQNQQTLKMSATVEGVQQQQQQQPTKLSQATTKDLQVTRERNGKLEPNELLAEPETETRTAEQTATSSNTSTNNIANNNNINTNSNNNSGDTNMDYSELKDAVTSKATSQTEVKETESAVENDEPTLAVIENVNNKAPHASDVTKSSSTIDAIMADATADEPMETEEELQTVTNEEVVAQKPIVVSIPTANTEDDAASANNIDGGVNSAVTAATTNNNTTSNDIVTPTNDTASAVEANGIENNTASNIDNELAPATIAEASDIVLVTNNGVSDDKTAATGDGLTISLETTVAEIDGVTDMDTDIADVADVVDGVVDADGLDGGVIAIAIDAIGVGVDVNVITADGNNATAQNVEDGNEENLSTGNLVVAAQSPTPADLVAAADAAILLAKTQCDGGAGDVAASKPALNTEEITN is encoded by the coding sequence ATGTCACTCATACCGTTCATACTCGAATTGGCCGATGAGTTGCATGAATTCAATCGTTGCCTGGCCACCGGTGGTATGGACGTCGACGACTTCGGTTTCGGTATCTACCCGCATGAATTgcagccgcagcagcagcagtcgccgcaacaacagcagcagtcgCAACATCcactgcagcaacaacagcaagcacagcaacaacatttgTCGCAGCAGCGACGCCCACGCACCCTCTCCCAGTTTTATTGGTTGCCAAATATAAGTAAAAGTCGACACCATCCCTACTATCGTGGCAAACCATGTTGCAACAAAACTCCCATACATTTGGTGCACGACCATCAGCTGGAAAAGGAAACATCTTCGACTgctggcggcggcggcggcggtggtggtggcagTGGCGTCATCAATTCTAGCCCCACAGCAGCCGGCACAAATGCGGCAGACAAGGAGCTGACGGCTACTAGTGCTCATGCCACAAATTCCGCGAACTCCTCCAATTCAACTGGCAATTCGGCGGCTGGTAAATCCGCGTATTCGGTGGTTAATAAGAATGGCTTTCAGGTTAGCATGAATGTGAAGCAATTCGCACCCAACGAACTGACCGTAAAGACAATCGATAATTGTATCGTCGTCGAGGGTCAGCACGAAGACAAGGAAGATGGGCATGGCGTCATTTCACGACACTTCATCCGAAAGTATATGCTGCCGAAGGGATATGACCCGAGCGAAGTGCTTTCAACATTGTCCTCGGATGGAATTTTGACTGTTAAGGCGCCACCGCCAGCACTGAAGACTGACGAAACTATGGAACGCATTGTCGATATACAGCAAACCGGCGGACTGGTACAGGTTCAACAGAGCGCTGCTAAGGAACCAACAAATGTCGCTAGTAGCGGCAAGGAAACCCAAACCAGTGTAGCAACTACTGTGGCACAGACAGTCACTGATGCTGCAGCCGTTGCAACTGTTAGCTTACCAACAGCGGTGGCAAcaacattacaaaaacaacaacaaccacagcaagAAAAGCAGCAAAACCAGCAGACCCTAAAAATGAGTGCAACAGTCGAAGGtgtgcaacaacagcagcagcagcaaccgaCGAAATTGTcacaggcaacaacaaaagacTTGCAGGTAACGCGCGAACGCAATGGCAAGCTGGAACCGAATGAGCTGCTCGCCGAGCCAGAGACTGAAACACGAACAGCTGAGCAGACAGCCACGTCTTCCAACACCAGCACCAACAACatagccaacaacaataacattaataCTAACAGTAACAATAACAGTGGTGACACCAACATGGACTATAGTGAGTTAAAAGACGCTGTTACTTCCAAGGCCACTTCGCAAACGGAAGTGAAAGAGACGGAGTCTGCAGTGGAGAATGACGAGCCGACACTCGCCGTTATAGAGAATGTCAATAATAAAGCGCCACATGCAAGCGATGTCACAAAATCATCGTCGACAATTGACGCCATCATGGCTGACGCTACAGCAGATGAGCCGATGGAGACAGAGGAAGAACTGCAGACAGTTACTAATGAAGAAGTTGTCGCACAGAAGCCTATAGTGGTCTCAATACCCACAGCTAATACTGAAGATGACGCAGCGTCTGCCAACAACATTGATGGTGGTGTTAACTCAGCtgtaacagcagcaacaactaaTAACAATACCACTTCCAACGATATCGTCACACCGACTAACGACACAGCAAGTGCCGTAGAGGCTAACGGTATCGAAAATAACACAGCCAGCAACATTGATAATGAGCTGGCGCCCGCAACCATCGCCGAGGCTAGCGATATTGTTTTGGTCACCAATAACGGTGTGTCCGATGATAAGACTGCCGCCACAGGTGATGGTCTAACGATCAGCTTAGAGACAACAGTAGCCGAAATTGATGGTGTCACAGACATGGACACCGATATCGCTGACGTCGCCGACGTTGTCGATGGTGTGGTAGATGCCGACGGCTTGGACGGTGGTGTTATCGCCATTGCCATCGACGCCATCGGCGTCGGCGTAGATGTCAATGTAATCACAGCAGATGGCAACAATGCAACTGCGCAAAATGTTGAGGATGGCAATGAAGAGAACCTCTCCACTGGTAATTTAGTAGTTGCTGCACAATCGCCCACACCAGCTGATTTGGTGGCAGCAGCTGATGCTGCCATACTTTTGGCCAAGACGCAATGTGATGGTGGTGCCGGCGATGTTGCAGCCAGTAAACCTGCTCTGAACACCGAAGAAATAACTAACTAA